The following proteins come from a genomic window of Corallococcus sp. NCRR:
- a CDS encoding alpha/beta fold hydrolase: MSIHTVTSADGTSIAFETTGKGPPLILVGGAFCDRTAASSGTPLAALLAHRFTVFSYDRRGRGDSGDTPPHAPEREGEDLAALIAAAGGSAAVFGISSGGLLALDAAVRGLPIPKLVAYEPPVILDVERAQAFEVLATQLDEAARGHRRAEAVELFLTRVVQMPAPAVAQLRKAPMWAGLEQLAHTLSYDLLITARGPSRLEQVPAVRAATLVMDGGASPGWMREANQTLARAIPGARHRTLEGQTHAVDPKALARALEEFLSE, translated from the coding sequence ATGAGCATCCACACCGTTACTTCCGCCGATGGGACGTCCATCGCATTTGAAACCACCGGCAAGGGCCCGCCGCTCATCCTGGTGGGCGGAGCGTTCTGCGACCGCACCGCGGCGTCCTCGGGAACTCCGCTGGCGGCCCTGCTGGCCCATCGCTTCACCGTGTTCTCCTATGACCGGCGCGGCCGTGGGGACAGCGGGGACACACCACCCCATGCTCCCGAGCGGGAAGGGGAGGACCTCGCGGCCCTCATCGCCGCCGCTGGCGGATCCGCCGCCGTGTTCGGCATCTCGTCGGGGGGCCTGCTGGCCCTCGACGCCGCGGTGCGGGGACTGCCGATTCCCAAGCTGGTCGCCTATGAGCCTCCCGTCATCCTCGATGTGGAGCGGGCCCAGGCCTTCGAAGTCCTCGCGACGCAACTGGATGAGGCCGCCCGGGGGCACCGGCGCGCGGAGGCCGTCGAGCTGTTCCTCACGAGGGTGGTGCAGATGCCCGCGCCAGCCGTCGCGCAGCTGCGCAAGGCGCCGATGTGGGCGGGGCTCGAGCAGCTCGCTCACACGCTGAGCTACGACCTGCTCATCACCGCCCGTGGCCCCTCGCGCCTGGAGCAGGTGCCGGCCGTCCGCGCGGCGACGCTCGTCATGGACGGAGGCGCGAGCCCGGGTTGGATGCGCGAAGCGAACCAGACCCTGGCGCGGGCCATCCCCGGCGCACGCCACCGGACGCTGGAGGGACAGACGCATGCCGTGGACCCCAAGGCGCTCGCCCGGGCGCTTGAAGAGTTCCTGAGCGAATGA
- a CDS encoding RNA polymerase sigma factor — MSTPYRFLETYEPLRPDLYRYCRHLTRSPWDAEDMAQETMARALASLAVMEEPPRSPRAWLFRVASNLWLNRMRQAREIPASDGVEVPEPATHAEPRATREAAGTLLSQLSPQERAAVVLKDAFGMSLEETAEALSTTAGAIKAALHRGRAKLLTPETDAPAPVAPAVLNAFCDAFNARDLDRLTALLLDTATLEYPGFKVESGAQAVREGSLQGTLFGCPEGGYVLVEPPRCELRTHRGESLFLWWSGAEVHSVVRVELDGDRISRLRNYYHSPEVLTEVCRELDVPFRTHGYRPAASS; from the coding sequence TACCGGTACTGCCGGCATCTGACGCGCAGCCCCTGGGATGCCGAGGACATGGCCCAGGAGACGATGGCCCGGGCACTCGCGAGCCTCGCCGTCATGGAGGAGCCGCCGCGCAGCCCGCGGGCGTGGCTCTTCCGGGTCGCGAGCAACCTGTGGCTCAACCGGATGCGGCAGGCGCGAGAGATACCGGCCTCCGATGGCGTCGAGGTCCCGGAGCCGGCGACGCACGCAGAGCCTCGCGCGACGCGTGAGGCCGCGGGGACGCTGCTCTCACAGCTCTCGCCGCAGGAGCGGGCCGCGGTCGTGCTCAAGGATGCCTTCGGGATGTCACTCGAGGAGACCGCCGAGGCGCTCTCCACCACGGCCGGCGCCATCAAGGCCGCCCTGCACCGGGGGCGGGCGAAGCTGCTGACGCCCGAAACGGATGCGCCCGCGCCGGTGGCTCCCGCCGTCCTCAACGCCTTCTGCGACGCCTTCAACGCGCGGGACCTCGATCGTCTCACGGCGCTCCTGCTCGATACGGCGACCCTGGAGTACCCGGGGTTCAAGGTCGAGTCCGGAGCCCAGGCGGTCCGGGAGGGCTCGCTCCAGGGCACGCTCTTCGGCTGCCCCGAGGGCGGATATGTGCTCGTGGAGCCACCGCGTTGCGAGCTCCGCACGCATCGCGGCGAGTCGCTCTTCCTCTGGTGGTCGGGAGCCGAGGTGCATTCCGTCGTGCGTGTCGAACTGGACGGCGACCGCATCTCACGGCTGCGGAACTACTACCACTCGCCCGAGGTCCTGACCGAAGTCTGTCGCGAGCTCGACGTGCCCTTCCGCACGCACGGCTACCGTCCCGCGGCCTCATCCTGA
- a CDS encoding PHA/PHB synthase family protein has translation MDASLEPMRRAFLEVLLRLAMDPQRMLAAGVDLWERSLRGGVPPEPAPSTPDRRFRDPAWREQPFFDGLRRAYLTGAGWLEDTVARTPGLDRHTAHQARFYARQLTDALSPSNFPALNPEVLRAARESRGLSLLKGMEALCEDLARGQGRLATRMTDRRTFRLGENLATTPGDVVHEERLFQLIQYRPTTPTVHRQPLLVVPPWINKFYILDLRPENSFVRWAVERGYTVFLISWVNPDETHADVDWEDYLVHGLIAALEAVCRATGEERVSTLGYCIGGTLLASGLAWLAARNDGLIASATLLTTQVDFSEPGDLGAFIDAPQLERLEAHMRERGYLEGLDMMNAFNLLRAKDLVWPFVVNNYLLGREPAPSDFLAWSTDPTRMPARAHATYLREMYLHNRLAQPGALSLAGVPLDLGQVKTPLYVQACREDHIAPFRSVYRGARHFGGPVRFVLAGSGHVAGVINPPSANRYRHWVSKPRQDASSGNATASSGNASASHPNADGIASHPNAVASPGDADGIASRGTVDVIASISDASASFEDADEIASHADADAWLQDAVEHPGSWWLDWESWQSKRSGGRVLARVPGERGPRIIEAAPGRYVRSRILPE, from the coding sequence ATGGACGCATCCCTGGAGCCCATGCGGCGCGCCTTCCTTGAAGTCCTCCTGCGGCTGGCGATGGACCCCCAGCGGATGCTCGCGGCGGGAGTCGACCTGTGGGAACGCTCCCTGCGAGGGGGCGTCCCACCGGAGCCTGCCCCTTCCACGCCCGACCGCCGCTTCCGGGATCCGGCGTGGAGGGAGCAGCCCTTCTTCGACGGCCTGCGCCGCGCGTACCTCACCGGCGCGGGCTGGCTGGAAGACACGGTGGCGCGGACGCCGGGCCTGGACCGGCACACGGCGCACCAGGCCCGCTTCTACGCGCGTCAGCTCACCGACGCGCTGTCACCCTCCAACTTCCCCGCGCTCAACCCGGAGGTCCTCCGCGCCGCGCGCGAGTCCCGTGGGCTGAGCCTGCTCAAGGGGATGGAGGCGCTGTGCGAGGATCTGGCGCGGGGCCAGGGCCGGCTGGCGACGCGCATGACGGACCGGCGGACGTTCCGGCTGGGGGAGAACCTGGCCACCACGCCGGGCGACGTGGTCCATGAGGAGCGCCTGTTCCAGCTCATCCAGTACCGGCCCACCACGCCCACCGTGCACCGCCAGCCGCTGCTGGTGGTGCCGCCGTGGATCAACAAGTTCTACATCCTGGACCTGCGCCCGGAGAACTCGTTCGTCCGCTGGGCGGTGGAGCGCGGGTACACGGTGTTCCTCATCTCCTGGGTGAACCCCGACGAAACGCACGCGGACGTGGACTGGGAGGACTACCTCGTGCACGGCCTCATCGCCGCGCTGGAGGCCGTCTGCCGCGCCACCGGCGAGGAACGGGTCTCCACGCTGGGCTACTGCATCGGAGGGACGCTGCTGGCGTCGGGGCTCGCGTGGCTCGCCGCCCGGAATGACGGCCTCATCGCCAGCGCGACGCTGCTCACCACGCAGGTGGACTTCAGCGAACCGGGGGACCTGGGGGCCTTCATCGACGCGCCGCAACTGGAGCGGCTGGAGGCCCACATGCGCGAGCGCGGCTACCTGGAGGGGCTGGACATGATGAACGCCTTCAACCTGCTCCGGGCGAAGGACCTGGTCTGGCCCTTCGTGGTGAACAACTACCTGCTCGGCCGGGAGCCGGCCCCCAGCGACTTCCTCGCGTGGAGCACCGACCCCACGCGCATGCCCGCGCGCGCGCACGCGACGTACCTGCGGGAGATGTACCTGCACAACCGCCTGGCCCAACCGGGCGCGCTGTCGCTCGCGGGCGTCCCCCTGGACCTGGGACAGGTGAAGACGCCCCTCTACGTGCAGGCCTGCCGGGAAGACCACATCGCGCCCTTCCGCTCGGTGTACCGGGGAGCGAGGCACTTCGGGGGGCCCGTGCGGTTCGTGCTCGCGGGCTCCGGCCATGTCGCTGGCGTCATCAACCCGCCGTCCGCGAACCGGTATCGCCATTGGGTCTCGAAGCCCCGGCAGGATGCGTCGTCCGGGAACGCAACCGCGTCATCTGGAAACGCGTCTGCGTCCCACCCAAACGCGGATGGGATTGCGTCACATCCAAACGCAGTTGCGTCACCCGGGGACGCGGATGGGATTGCGTCGCGCGGAACGGTGGATGTGATTGCGTCGATATCGGACGCATCGGCGTCCTTCGAGGACGCGGATGAGATTGCGTCGCACGCGGACGCGGACGCGTGGCTTCAGGACGCGGTGGAGCACCCCGGGTCCTGGTGGCTTGACTGGGAGTCCTGGCAGTCCAAGCGCTCGGGAGGACGCGTCCTGGCCCGGGTCCCCGGCGAGCGGGGGCCGCGAATCATTGAAGCGGCACCGGGGCGCTACGTGCGCTCGCGCATCCTCCCGGAATGA
- a CDS encoding SET domain-containing histone-lysine N-methyltransferase, whose amino-acid sequence MSARQEAEPDTLEEENPLKEHLALQWSRQAGASFPKLWVGHLEGEERGVFAKVPIAAGEEVLRVPRACLVTLDVAKASDIGRRIDAHAPDTNEECYLAAFLLQEREREDSAWKPYLDVLPRSFPHLPLFFDAQELSLLQGSSALREVARWKEMLLGRYATLAQRVPGFERFTPDAYLWAQHVLISRTFGLTLAGKLARCFVPVADMLNHRASPRLVWSHAEDGEAFVLVAQEPVAAGEELHISYGVKPSCRFLLSYGFVPEDNPDDTLVLYLGVAEDAVEAEAKRELLALATPSSRRRFEVPLHYGHSATVAMFSFLRVACANARELARLTEEAREEQGLGEVPPLSAETEERVFHALHDVCEARLAGFETTLEEDERLLQAADLSRNARNCLLLRRGEKRLLQVWAGLARAFLPALRPTPPSPDVGG is encoded by the coding sequence ATGAGCGCGCGACAGGAAGCGGAGCCGGACACCCTCGAGGAAGAGAACCCCCTGAAGGAGCACCTCGCGCTCCAGTGGAGCAGGCAGGCGGGCGCGAGCTTCCCGAAGTTGTGGGTGGGTCATCTGGAGGGAGAGGAGCGTGGCGTCTTCGCCAAGGTGCCCATCGCGGCGGGAGAAGAGGTGCTGCGGGTGCCCCGCGCGTGCCTGGTGACGCTGGACGTCGCGAAGGCGTCGGACATCGGCCGGCGCATCGACGCGCACGCGCCCGACACGAACGAGGAGTGCTACCTGGCGGCGTTCCTGCTCCAGGAGCGGGAGCGTGAGGACTCGGCCTGGAAGCCGTACCTGGACGTGCTGCCCCGGTCCTTCCCGCACCTGCCGCTGTTCTTCGACGCGCAGGAGCTGTCACTGCTCCAGGGCTCCTCCGCGCTGCGCGAGGTGGCGCGGTGGAAGGAGATGCTGCTCGGGCGCTACGCCACGCTGGCGCAGCGGGTGCCGGGCTTCGAGCGCTTCACGCCCGACGCGTACCTCTGGGCGCAGCACGTGTTGATCAGCCGCACCTTCGGCCTCACGCTGGCGGGCAAGCTCGCGCGGTGCTTCGTGCCGGTGGCGGACATGCTCAACCACCGGGCCTCGCCGCGCCTGGTGTGGAGCCACGCGGAGGACGGTGAGGCCTTCGTGCTGGTGGCGCAGGAGCCGGTGGCCGCGGGCGAGGAGCTGCACATCAGCTATGGCGTCAAGCCCAGCTGCCGGTTCCTGCTGAGCTACGGCTTCGTGCCGGAGGACAACCCGGACGACACGCTGGTGCTCTACCTGGGCGTGGCCGAGGACGCGGTGGAGGCGGAGGCCAAGCGGGAGCTGCTCGCGCTGGCGACTCCGTCGTCGCGGCGCCGCTTCGAGGTGCCGCTGCACTACGGGCACTCCGCCACGGTGGCGATGTTCTCCTTCCTGCGCGTGGCGTGCGCGAACGCGCGGGAGCTGGCCCGGCTCACCGAGGAGGCCCGCGAGGAGCAGGGCCTGGGCGAGGTGCCACCGCTGAGCGCGGAGACCGAGGAGCGCGTCTTCCACGCCCTCCATGACGTCTGCGAGGCGCGGCTCGCGGGCTTCGAGACGACGCTGGAGGAGGACGAGCGGCTGCTCCAGGCGGCGGACCTGTCGCGCAACGCGCGCAACTGCCTGCTCTTGCGGCGCGGTGAGAAGCGGCTGCTCCAGGTCTGGGCGGGCCTGGCGCGCGCCTTCCTCCCCGCGCTGCGCCCCACCCCGCCCTCCCCCGACGTGGGCGGATGA
- a CDS encoding patatin-like phospholipase family protein has translation MTQPQAPQERPQVIVVFQGGGALGAYHVGAYQALEEAGLHPDWVSGISIGAFTAALVAGNRPEQRLERLEAFWREVSWPGSEWGSLFKGRLRQLFNLGSHMTSLLFGQPGFYAPRAVSPLLAPPGSPEALSFYSTRPMRSTLRRLVDFDYINSRATRLSLGATRVSDGHLVFFDNTRGALGPDHVLASGALPPAFPPSLIDGELYWDGGCVTNTPLNAILDDPPQRHSLVFMIDLFEARAPLPQNLDEASWRMKSIQFAGRTSQQVDQFATVWNLRRTATQVTRHVSASSPLAFSDEPLAKPAPRLDIIHLTYQRGEHQISSSDAEFSRASIAERRADGYRDMKRALATSPWTQSVANGPQAFGDEDLSPAEGGAVVHRL, from the coding sequence ATGACACAGCCGCAAGCACCCCAGGAGCGCCCGCAGGTCATCGTCGTCTTTCAAGGCGGTGGGGCCCTGGGCGCCTACCACGTGGGGGCGTATCAGGCCCTGGAGGAGGCCGGCCTGCATCCGGACTGGGTCTCCGGCATCTCCATTGGCGCCTTCACCGCCGCGCTGGTCGCGGGCAACCGCCCGGAGCAGCGGCTCGAGCGACTGGAGGCGTTCTGGCGCGAGGTGTCCTGGCCGGGCAGTGAGTGGGGCTCGCTCTTCAAGGGCCGCCTGCGCCAGCTCTTCAACCTGGGCAGCCACATGACGAGCCTGCTCTTCGGCCAGCCCGGTTTCTACGCGCCCCGCGCGGTGTCCCCGCTGCTCGCGCCGCCGGGCTCGCCGGAGGCGCTGAGCTTCTACTCCACCCGGCCCATGCGCTCGACGCTGCGGCGGCTGGTGGACTTCGACTACATCAATTCCCGCGCGACGCGGCTGAGCCTGGGGGCCACCCGCGTGAGCGACGGGCACCTGGTGTTCTTCGACAACACGCGGGGCGCCCTGGGGCCGGACCATGTGCTGGCCAGCGGCGCGCTGCCGCCCGCGTTCCCTCCCAGCCTCATCGATGGGGAGCTGTACTGGGACGGCGGTTGCGTCACCAACACGCCGCTCAACGCCATCCTGGACGACCCGCCCCAGCGGCACTCGCTCGTCTTCATGATCGACCTGTTCGAGGCGCGCGCGCCGCTGCCGCAGAACCTGGACGAGGCGAGCTGGCGGATGAAGTCCATCCAGTTCGCGGGCCGCACGTCGCAGCAGGTGGACCAGTTCGCGACCGTGTGGAACCTGCGCCGGACCGCGACCCAGGTGACGCGGCACGTGTCGGCGTCCTCGCCGCTCGCGTTCAGCGACGAGCCCCTGGCGAAGCCCGCGCCCCGGCTGGACATCATCCACCTGACGTACCAGCGCGGTGAGCATCAGATCTCCAGCAGCGACGCGGAGTTCTCTCGCGCCTCCATCGCGGAGCGCCGGGCGGACGGCTACCGGGACATGAAGCGCGCCCTGGCGACCTCGCCGTGGACGCAGTCCGTAGCGAACGGGCCCCAGGCGTTCGGTGACGAGGACCTGTCGCCGGCCGAAGGGGGCGCCGTCGTCCACCGCCTCTAG
- the phbB gene encoding acetoacetyl-CoA reductase — MAVVTGGTRGIGAASADALRQQGYRVAVTYYANEQAAQNFTGRTGIPTFRFDAANTAQCVAGVKKIVDTLGPIEVLVNNAGITRDAMLHKMTSEQWNEVIQTNLTSCFNLCNGVVGPMRERGFGRIINIGSINGQTGQLGQTAYAAAKAGMHGFTLALAREGAARGVTANLIAPGYIDTDMVRSVPADELVRIRSRIPVGRLGRSDEIARAVTFLASDKAGFITGSTLTINGGQHMY, encoded by the coding sequence GTGGCAGTGGTCACAGGAGGAACGCGCGGCATTGGCGCGGCGAGCGCCGACGCCCTGCGGCAGCAGGGGTACCGCGTGGCGGTCACCTACTATGCGAATGAGCAGGCGGCGCAGAACTTCACGGGGCGCACCGGCATCCCGACGTTCCGCTTCGACGCCGCCAACACCGCCCAGTGTGTCGCGGGCGTGAAGAAGATCGTCGACACGCTGGGCCCCATCGAGGTGCTGGTGAACAACGCCGGCATCACCCGGGACGCCATGCTGCACAAGATGACGTCCGAGCAGTGGAACGAGGTCATCCAGACGAACCTCACCTCCTGCTTCAACCTGTGCAACGGGGTGGTGGGCCCCATGCGCGAGCGCGGCTTCGGCCGCATCATCAACATCGGGTCCATCAACGGGCAGACGGGGCAGCTGGGCCAGACGGCCTACGCGGCGGCCAAGGCGGGCATGCACGGCTTCACCCTGGCGCTGGCGCGCGAGGGCGCTGCCCGCGGCGTCACCGCCAACCTCATCGCGCCGGGCTACATCGACACGGACATGGTGCGCAGCGTGCCCGCGGACGAGCTGGTGCGCATCCGCTCGCGCATCCCCGTGGGCCGCCTGGGGCGCTCCGACGAGATCGCCCGCGCCGTGACGTTCCTCGCCTCCGACAAGGCCGGCTTCATCACCGGCTCCACGCTCACCATCAATGGTGGGCAGCACATGTACTGA
- a CDS encoding NmrA/HSCARG family protein, protein MTMDKKIIAVVGATGEEGGSLARAILADPQGGFTVRALTRKPNSELARRLARLGAEVVAADVSDAKSLKAAFAGAHGAFCVTSYWEKPDPERELAQARTMAHAAKEAGVAHVVWSTQEDTRRFIPPEDNRMPMLKKHYRVPQFDVKGASDAYFSGLDLPVTFVRGSFSWENLLSFGLGGKRNADGTFDFVLPTEDRKLPGIATEDVGGCVYGLFQRGPEAWAGRTVGLASEHVTGPEIAQTLKQVLGQEVVFHTIEPEVYRTFNFPGAPELANMFQFMRDFSSEYCGARDPGLTHELNPQVQTLARWVERNKARFVRAA, encoded by the coding sequence ATGACCATGGACAAGAAGATCATCGCGGTGGTGGGAGCAACGGGCGAAGAGGGAGGCAGCCTCGCGCGCGCCATCCTCGCGGACCCGCAGGGCGGCTTCACGGTGCGCGCGCTCACGCGCAAGCCAAACTCGGAGCTGGCGCGCCGGCTGGCGAGGCTGGGCGCGGAGGTCGTCGCGGCGGACGTGAGCGACGCGAAGAGCCTGAAGGCCGCGTTCGCCGGAGCGCACGGCGCCTTCTGCGTCACCAGCTACTGGGAGAAGCCCGACCCGGAGCGCGAGCTGGCGCAGGCGCGGACGATGGCGCACGCCGCGAAGGAGGCGGGCGTGGCGCACGTCGTCTGGTCCACCCAGGAGGACACCCGGCGCTTCATCCCTCCGGAAGACAACCGGATGCCCATGCTCAAGAAGCACTATCGCGTGCCGCAGTTCGACGTGAAGGGCGCGAGCGACGCGTACTTCAGCGGCCTGGACCTGCCGGTGACGTTCGTGCGCGGCTCGTTCTCGTGGGAGAACCTGCTGTCGTTCGGACTGGGCGGGAAGCGCAACGCGGACGGCACGTTCGACTTCGTGCTGCCCACGGAGGACCGGAAGCTGCCTGGCATCGCCACGGAGGACGTGGGCGGATGCGTCTACGGCCTCTTCCAGCGTGGGCCGGAGGCCTGGGCGGGACGGACGGTGGGGCTGGCCAGCGAGCACGTGACGGGCCCGGAGATTGCCCAGACGCTGAAGCAGGTGCTGGGACAGGAGGTGGTCTTCCACACCATCGAGCCGGAGGTCTACCGGACGTTCAATTTCCCCGGCGCGCCGGAGCTCGCGAACATGTTCCAGTTCATGCGGGACTTCTCTTCGGAGTACTGCGGCGCCAGGGACCCCGGGCTCACGCACGAGCTGAATCCCCAGGTGCAGACGCTGGCCCGGTGGGTTGAACGCAACAAGGCCCGCTTCGTGCGCGCGGCGTGA
- a CDS encoding RNA polymerase sigma factor codes for MKENTDPSFWRVWEQHKEPLFQQALRLMGGNVVDAEDAVDTAMLRAHQNYVSPGKILNPRAWLGRILHNVCMDIHRERQRWGDAEEWMEDLEASEPQSQELPDAGLLQSESAAAVHECIQALPANLRVPLVMRYLQDMSYADIAEQLRLTSCNVRKRIQLAYGILRTTLSQEPCPR; via the coding sequence GTGAAAGAAAACACCGATCCCTCTTTCTGGCGTGTGTGGGAGCAGCACAAGGAGCCGTTGTTTCAGCAGGCGCTGCGGCTGATGGGAGGGAATGTGGTGGACGCGGAGGACGCGGTGGACACCGCGATGCTCCGGGCCCATCAGAACTACGTGTCGCCCGGGAAGATCCTCAACCCGAGGGCCTGGCTGGGACGCATCCTCCACAACGTCTGCATGGACATCCACCGCGAGCGCCAGCGCTGGGGCGACGCCGAGGAGTGGATGGAGGACCTGGAGGCCTCGGAGCCCCAGTCCCAGGAGCTGCCCGACGCGGGCCTGCTCCAGAGCGAGAGCGCCGCGGCGGTCCATGAATGCATCCAGGCGCTCCCCGCCAATCTGAGGGTGCCCCTGGTGATGCGCTACCTCCAGGACATGTCCTATGCCGACATCGCGGAACAGCTCCGGTTGACCAGCTGCAACGTGAGAAAGCGCATCCAGCTCGCGTACGGCATCCTGCGGACCACCCTTTCGCAAGAGCCGTGCCCCCGCTGA